One Streptococcus sp. DTU_2020_1001019_1_SI_AUS_MUR_006 DNA window includes the following coding sequences:
- a CDS encoding CPBP family intramembrane glutamic endopeptidase — MYKRWMTFFLILIFTPIHLSIADKVMRTNSLVLSIIFTLVELAIFFYVGKKYDLFHVRKICLKDILKWLLSYALLFLFYILVNFLGPTQSDTTQAVKSLSLSLPVLFLDLCILAPVTEEIFMRGLLQGTVLKNTYIGLVATSVLFAYLHGPYTIPSFITYLGMGVAFGIRYKTSDNLWNSILLHFLNNLVAFCFMYLI; from the coding sequence TTTCACGCCAATACATTTGAGTATTGCTGACAAAGTCATGAGGACAAATTCATTAGTCCTATCAATCATTTTTACACTTGTTGAGCTTGCAATATTTTTTTATGTAGGAAAAAAGTATGACCTGTTTCACGTTCGAAAAATCTGCCTAAAAGACATTCTGAAATGGCTTCTCTCCTACGCCTTGCTCTTCCTGTTTTATATCTTGGTCAATTTTTTAGGCCCTACCCAATCAGATACAACTCAAGCGGTGAAAAGTTTATCACTTTCATTGCCTGTGCTCTTTCTAGATCTCTGTATTTTAGCACCCGTTACGGAAGAAATTTTTATGCGAGGACTGTTACAAGGGACAGTACTTAAGAATACATATATTGGCTTGGTTGCCACATCGGTTCTCTTTGCTTATCTACATGGACCCTATACGATTCCTAGTTTTATCACCTATTTAGGTATGGGTGTGGCATTTGGTATAAGGTATAAGACTTCCGACAATCTTTGGAATTCTATTCTTTTACATTTTCTCAATAATCTAGTTGCATTTTGCTTTATGTATTTGATATAA
- a CDS encoding ATP-binding cassette domain-containing protein — protein sequence MHYGYSRKANNMIKINHLTITQNKDLRDLISDLNMTIQDGEKVAIIGEEGNGKSTLLRALMGERLADFSIRGEIQSDLQSLAYIPQHLPEELKKKSLQDYFFLESADLDFSILYRLAEELHFDSDRFASNQEIGSLSGGEALKIQLIHELAKPFEILFLDEPSNDLDLETVDWLKGQIQKTRQTVIFISHDEDFLSQTADTIIHLRLVKHRKEAETLVEHLDYDRYSEQRRVNFARQSQQAANDQRSYDKTMEKHRQVKQRVETALRNTKDSTAGRLLAKKMKNVLSQEKRYEKAAQSMAQKPLEEEQIQLFFSDIEPLATSKVLVRLENETLSIGERVLAQELQLTVRGQDKIGIIGPNGVCKSTLLAKLHQLLSGKREISLGFMPQDYQETLNLDLSPVEFLNQTGHKEELQKIQSHLASLNFSYPEMHHQIHSLSGGQQGKLLLLNLVLRKPNFLLLDEPTRNFSPTSQPEIRKLFANYPGGLVTVSHDRRFLKEVCTNIYRLTEHSLEVVDLQDL from the coding sequence ATGCACTATGGATATTCTAGAAAGGCCAACAATATGATAAAAATCAATCATCTAACCATCACACAAAACAAAGATTTACGAGACCTTATTTCCGATTTAAATATGACTATCCAAGACGGAGAAAAGGTAGCTATTATTGGAGAAGAAGGAAATGGCAAATCAACCTTACTACGAGCTTTAATGGGAGAAAGATTAGCTGATTTTTCTATCAGGGGAGAAATCCAGTCTGACCTTCAGTCACTGGCCTACATCCCCCAACATCTCCCTGAAGAATTGAAGAAAAAATCTCTACAGGACTACTTCTTTTTAGAGTCTGCTGATTTGGACTTCAGCATTCTCTATCGCTTGGCTGAGGAATTGCATTTTGATAGCGACCGTTTTGCTAGCAACCAAGAAATTGGGAGTCTCTCGGGGGGCGAAGCTTTGAAAATTCAGCTCATCCATGAGTTAGCAAAACCTTTTGAGATTCTATTTTTAGATGAACCTTCAAATGACCTAGACCTTGAGACGGTTGATTGGCTAAAAGGTCAGATTCAAAAGACCAGGCAAACTGTTATTTTCATTTCCCATGATGAAGACTTTCTCTCTCAAACGGCAGATACCATAATCCACTTACGACTGGTCAAGCATCGAAAGGAAGCTGAAACCCTGGTCGAACATTTAGACTATGATCGCTATAGTGAACAGAGAAGGGTTAATTTTGCCAGACAAAGCCAGCAAGCTGCCAACGATCAACGTTCCTATGATAAAACCATGGAAAAACATCGCCAAGTCAAGCAAAGAGTAGAAACTGCCTTGCGAAACACTAAAGATAGTACTGCCGGGAGACTATTGGCTAAAAAGATGAAAAATGTTCTTTCTCAAGAAAAACGTTACGAAAAAGCAGCTCAGTCCATGGCCCAAAAGCCACTTGAAGAAGAGCAAATTCAACTTTTCTTCTCAGATATAGAGCCATTAGCCACTTCAAAAGTCTTAGTTCGACTGGAAAATGAGACTTTGTCCATTGGTGAGCGTGTTTTGGCTCAGGAGTTACAATTAACTGTCCGTGGTCAAGATAAAATCGGCATTATCGGTCCCAATGGCGTTTGCAAATCCACTCTTTTAGCAAAGTTACATCAACTACTAAGCGGCAAAAGAGAGATTTCGCTTGGATTTATGCCACAAGATTACCAAGAAACATTGAATTTGGATCTATCTCCAGTAGAATTTCTCAACCAAACTGGACACAAAGAGGAATTACAGAAAATTCAATCTCACTTAGCCAGTCTCAACTTCAGCTATCCAGAGATGCACCACCAAATCCACTCCTTATCTGGAGGTCAACAGGGTAAACTCCTTCTTTTGAATTTAGTTCTGCGAAAACCAAACTTTCTCCTTCTGGATGAACCCACACGAAACTTTTCTCCAACTTCTCAACCAGAAATCAGAAAACTCTTTGCCAATTATCCCGGTGGTCTGGTTACTGTTTCGCATGATCGACGTTTCTTAAAAGAAGTCTGTACGAATATCTATCGTTTGACAGAACATAGTTTGGAAGTCGTTGATTTACAAGATCTTTAA
- a CDS encoding helicase BlpT, translating into MEDKELILEAYQLISELNKAYQTCKQGLPDDLCLQQNIDELLRQLKKTKKLDNSILVDLEKFYQHTSLLIGLGTLKLNEEARTAWRNYDKFHYDQVKHVLTLYGPVFGF; encoded by the coding sequence ATGGAAGACAAAGAACTAATCTTAGAAGCTTATCAACTCATTTCCGAGTTAAACAAAGCTTACCAGACTTGCAAACAAGGATTGCCTGATGATCTGTGCTTGCAGCAAAATATTGACGAGCTACTCAGACAACTTAAAAAGACAAAGAAACTAGATAACTCTATCTTAGTTGATCTTGAGAAATTTTACCAACATACCAGTCTCTTGATTGGACTTGGCACCCTTAAACTCAATGAAGAAGCTCGCACAGCTTGGCGAAACTATGACAAATTCCACTACGATCAAGTCAAACACGTTTTGACACTCTATGGACCTGTTTTTGGTTTCTAG
- a CDS encoding DUF177 domain-containing protein, which translates to MKLNIQEIRKQPEGLHFEQTLDLAVDLRSRNQEILDVKDIVAVGKVQYEDRMFFLDYLLSYTIVLASSRSMEPVELKESYPVTEVFMEGASNQLDQEVLDDDLVLPIENGEIDLAESVSDNILLNIPIKVLTAEEEAGQGFVSGNDWQIMSEEEYQAQQAVKKEENSPFAGLQGLFDGDE; encoded by the coding sequence ATGAAATTAAATATTCAAGAAATTCGTAAGCAGCCTGAAGGTTTGCACTTTGAGCAAACTTTAGACTTAGCAGTTGACTTGCGTTCCCGTAATCAAGAAATTTTAGATGTAAAAGATATTGTCGCAGTAGGAAAAGTCCAGTACGAAGACCGTATGTTTTTCTTGGACTATCTCTTATCTTATACAATCGTTCTAGCTTCTAGCCGTAGTATGGAACCGGTAGAATTAAAAGAATCTTATCCAGTTACAGAAGTCTTTATGGAAGGAGCTTCTAATCAATTGGACCAAGAAGTTTTAGATGATGACTTGGTCTTGCCTATCGAAAATGGGGAAATCGACCTGGCTGAAAGTGTCTCAGATAATATCTTGCTCAATATTCCTATCAAAGTCCTAACAGCTGAGGAAGAAGCTGGTCAGGGATTTGTTTCTGGAAATGACTGGCAAATCATGTCTGAGGAAGAGTATCAAGCTCAACAGGCAGTCAAAAAAGAAGAAAATAGTCCATTTGCAGGTTTGCAAGGACTGTTTGACGGAGACGAATAG
- the nth gene encoding endonuclease III, with the protein MVLSKKRARHVIEEIIALFPDAKPSLDFRNHFELLVAVMLSAQTTDAAVNKATPVLFAAFPTPQAMADASESEIASYISRLGLYRNKAKFLKKCAQQLLDDFDGQVPQTREELESLAGVGRKTANVVLSVGFGIPAFAVDTHVERICKHHDIVKKSATPLEVEKRVMDVLPPEEWLAAHQAMIYFGRAICHPKNPECDHYPQLYDFSSL; encoded by the coding sequence ATGGTTTTATCCAAGAAACGTGCCCGTCATGTCATTGAGGAAATCATCGCTCTTTTTCCAGATGCGAAACCAAGTCTAGATTTTCGCAATCATTTTGAGCTCTTGGTTGCTGTAATGCTGTCAGCTCAGACGACAGATGCGGCAGTCAACAAGGCTACACCTGTCCTTTTTGCAGCCTTTCCAACCCCACAAGCCATGGCAGATGCAAGTGAGAGTGAGATTGCCTCGTATATTTCTCGCCTAGGACTTTATCGCAATAAGGCTAAATTCCTCAAAAAATGTGCCCAACAACTCCTGGATGATTTTGACGGTCAAGTCCCTCAGACTAGGGAAGAATTAGAGAGTTTGGCAGGAGTTGGCCGAAAAACAGCTAACGTAGTTTTGAGCGTGGGATTCGGTATTCCAGCTTTTGCAGTAGATACTCACGTAGAGCGAATCTGTAAACACCACGATATTGTTAAAAAATCAGCTACACCCCTTGAGGTCGAAAAACGTGTCATGGATGTTTTGCCACCAGAAGAATGGCTTGCAGCCCATCAGGCTATGATTTACTTTGGTCGTGCTATCTGTCATCCGAAAAATCCAGAATGCGATCACTATCCACAGTTGTACGATTTTAGTTCGTTATAA
- the pyrR gene encoding bifunctional pyr operon transcriptional regulator/uracil phosphoribosyltransferase PyrR, which translates to MKTKEVVDELTVKRAITRITYEIIERNKDLNKIVLAGIKTRGVFIAHRIQERLEQLESISVPVVELDTKPFRDDVKSGEDTSIISVDVTEREVILVDDVLYTGRTIRAAIDNIVSHGRPSRVSLAVLVDRGHRELPIRPDYVGKNIPTSRSEEIIVEMTELDGQDRVLITEEA; encoded by the coding sequence ATGAAGACAAAAGAAGTTGTAGACGAATTGACCGTCAAGCGAGCGATTACTCGAATTACCTATGAGATTATCGAGCGAAATAAAGATTTGAACAAGATTGTACTGGCTGGGATAAAAACACGCGGTGTCTTCATTGCCCACCGTATCCAAGAGCGATTGGAACAGTTGGAATCTATCTCAGTGCCAGTCGTTGAGTTAGACACCAAACCATTCCGTGACGATGTCAAAAGCGGTGAAGATACTTCTATAATCTCTGTTGATGTGACAGAACGTGAGGTCATCTTGGTGGACGATGTGCTTTACACAGGTCGGACCATCCGAGCAGCTATTGACAACATCGTAAGCCATGGTCGTCCTTCTCGTGTGAGTTTAGCTGTTCTAGTTGACCGCGGGCATAGAGAATTACCGATTCGTCCAGACTACGTTGGTAAAAATATCCCAACCAGTCGTTCAGAAGAAATCATCGTAGAGATGACTGAACTTGATGGACAAGATCGTGTTCTTATTACTGAAGAAGCCTAG
- a CDS encoding aspartate carbamoyltransferase catalytic subunit has product MSENQQAIQHVVSMEDLTVEQVMKLIKRGIEFKNGAKASYVDQHIVSNLFFESSTRTHKSFEVAEIKLGLHLLDFDVKTSSVNKGETLYDTILTLSALGVDACVIRHPEVDYYRELIDSPTITTSIINGGDGSGQHPSQSLLDLMTIYEEFGHFEGLKVAIAGDLDHSRVAKSNMQILKRLGAELYFAGPEEWRSQEFADYGQFVSIDEIIDQVDVMMFLRVQHERHESGTVFSKEGYHAQHGLTQERYERLKDKAILMHPAPVNRDVEIADHLVEAPKSRIVQQMTNGVFVRMAILESVLTYRNGK; this is encoded by the coding sequence ATGTCAGAAAATCAACAAGCCATTCAACACGTAGTTTCTATGGAAGACCTTACTGTAGAACAAGTCATGAAATTGATTAAACGAGGAATTGAGTTTAAAAATGGAGCAAAAGCGTCTTACGTGGACCAACACATTGTCTCTAATCTCTTCTTTGAGAGTTCGACTCGTACCCACAAATCTTTTGAAGTAGCAGAGATTAAACTGGGACTTCACCTACTGGACTTCGATGTGAAGACAAGTTCAGTCAACAAGGGTGAAACACTCTACGATACAATTTTAACCTTGTCAGCCTTGGGAGTAGATGCCTGTGTCATCCGACACCCAGAGGTGGATTACTACAGAGAGTTGATCGATAGTCCGACGATTACGACTTCGATTATCAATGGTGGGGATGGTTCGGGCCAACACCCAAGCCAAAGCTTGCTTGATTTGATGACCATTTATGAAGAATTTGGACACTTCGAAGGACTCAAGGTAGCCATTGCTGGTGACCTTGACCATTCGCGTGTGGCTAAATCCAATATGCAAATCTTAAAACGCTTAGGAGCAGAACTCTACTTTGCTGGACCTGAGGAATGGAGAAGTCAAGAGTTTGCAGACTATGGACAGTTTGTAAGCATTGATGAAATCATTGACCAAGTTGATGTGATGATGTTTCTCCGTGTTCAGCATGAGCGTCATGAAAGTGGAACAGTCTTTTCAAAAGAGGGCTATCATGCTCAGCATGGTTTGACTCAGGAACGTTACGAACGCTTGAAAGATAAAGCTATTCTGATGCATCCTGCTCCTGTAAATCGCGATGTTGAAATTGCTGATCACTTGGTCGAAGCACCAAAATCACGTATTGTTCAACAAATGACCAATGGTGTCTTTGTCAGAATGGCAATTTTAGAATCTGTATTGACTTACAGAAACGGAAAATAA
- a CDS encoding carbamoyl phosphate synthase small subunit, with product MTKRLLVLEDGTIFEGKAFGADIDVTGEIVFNTGMTGYQESITDQSYNGQILTFTYPLVGNYGINRDDYESISPTCKGVVVFEEARRASNWRNQMTLDEFLKSKKIPGISGIDTRALTKIIRKHGTMRATLTHVGDSIDHITDQLQATVLPIDNIKQVSTKTAYPAPGVGLSVVLVDFGLKHSILRELSKRDCNVTVVPYTTTAEEILHLNPDGVMLSNGPGNPEDVPEALDMIRGILGKIPIFGICMGHQLFAMANGAKTYKMKFGHRGFNHAVREIATGRVDFTSQNHGYAVSREDFPDHLMITHEEINDKSVEGVRHRYQPGFSVQFHPDAAPGPHDASYLFDEFIEMMEAFKQAN from the coding sequence ATGACTAAACGACTTCTAGTTTTAGAAGATGGAACAATTTTTGAAGGAAAAGCCTTTGGGGCTGACATCGATGTAACTGGTGAAATTGTCTTTAATACCGGGATGACTGGTTATCAAGAATCCATTACGGATCAGTCTTACAATGGGCAAATCCTAACCTTTACCTATCCCTTGGTTGGAAATTATGGGATTAATCGTGATGACTACGAGTCTATCAGTCCAACCTGTAAAGGTGTAGTAGTATTTGAAGAAGCTCGTAGAGCCAGCAACTGGCGCAACCAGATGACACTGGATGAATTTTTGAAGTCTAAGAAAATCCCTGGTATTTCAGGTATTGATACACGTGCTTTGACAAAAATCATTCGCAAACATGGAACTATGAGAGCGACTCTGACACATGTTGGAGATAGTATCGATCACATCACAGATCAGCTTCAAGCAACTGTTCTACCAATTGATAATATCAAACAGGTTTCTACAAAAACTGCTTACCCAGCTCCAGGAGTAGGTTTAAGTGTGGTACTTGTAGACTTTGGTCTCAAGCATTCAATCTTAAGAGAGTTGTCTAAGAGAGATTGTAATGTAACGGTCGTTCCTTATACTACAACAGCAGAGGAAATCCTTCACTTGAATCCAGACGGAGTTATGTTGTCAAATGGACCGGGAAATCCAGAAGATGTACCAGAAGCACTTGATATGATTCGTGGTATTCTTGGCAAGATTCCAATCTTTGGTATTTGTATGGGGCATCAACTCTTTGCAATGGCAAATGGTGCCAAGACCTATAAGATGAAATTTGGTCACCGTGGATTTAACCACGCTGTACGTGAAATTGCAACAGGGCGCGTGGACTTTACTAGTCAAAACCATGGATATGCAGTGAGTCGTGAAGATTTTCCAGACCATTTGATGATTACTCATGAAGAAATCAATGACAAGTCAGTTGAAGGTGTACGTCACAGATACCAACCAGGTTTCTCCGTGCAATTCCACCCAGATGCTGCACCAGGTCCGCACGATGCAAGTTATCTATTTGACGAGTTCATCGAGATGATGGAAGCCTTCAAACAAGCAAACTAA